The Providencia rettgeri genome includes a window with the following:
- a CDS encoding Uncharacterized epimerase/dehydratase SAV0553 codes for MKVIITGGAGFLGQQLAAALLKNSQGLKFDHLVLADIQCPTSPVEDARVSCVALDLTQAGAADKLIDAQTDVVFHLAAIVSSHAESDFDLGMKVNFEATRQLLEVARAKNPAIKFMFTSSLAVFGGELPDVITDLCVVNPQSSYGAQKAMCELMVNDYSRKGFVDGRVMRLPTISIRPGVPNKAASSFASGIIREPLNGIESVCPVSPDLALWLSSPETVINNFIHAVSIPAEKFGKSRTVNLPGITVTVQGMIDALRDVAGQEAVDLIRFEPDEAINRIVASWPGKFDISRALDLGFRADGSFGDAIRSFITHHGSSK; via the coding sequence ATGAAAGTTATTATTACTGGTGGCGCAGGCTTTCTGGGCCAGCAGCTAGCCGCTGCTTTGCTTAAAAATAGCCAGGGTTTAAAATTTGACCACCTTGTTTTAGCCGATATTCAATGCCCTACATCACCGGTTGAAGATGCCAGAGTCAGTTGCGTTGCGTTAGATTTAACGCAAGCAGGCGCGGCTGATAAACTGATCGATGCACAAACCGACGTGGTTTTCCACCTTGCCGCTATCGTAAGTAGTCACGCTGAAAGTGACTTTGACTTGGGTATGAAGGTTAACTTCGAAGCTACTCGCCAATTATTGGAAGTCGCTCGAGCCAAGAACCCAGCAATCAAATTTATGTTCACCAGTTCTCTTGCCGTGTTTGGTGGTGAGCTACCGGATGTCATCACAGACTTGTGTGTCGTTAACCCGCAATCGTCCTATGGCGCTCAAAAAGCGATGTGTGAACTGATGGTCAATGACTATTCACGTAAAGGCTTTGTTGATGGCCGTGTGATGCGTTTACCCACCATTAGTATTCGTCCTGGTGTACCCAATAAAGCGGCGTCTTCATTCGCAAGCGGCATTATTCGTGAGCCATTAAATGGGATTGAAAGTGTTTGCCCTGTCTCCCCTGACCTTGCGCTATGGTTATCTAGCCCTGAAACCGTGATTAACAACTTTATTCATGCGGTCAGTATCCCTGCTGAGAAATTCGGTAAATCTCGCACTGTGAACCTACCAGGTATTACGGTTACTGTTCAAGGCATGATTGATGCCCTGCGTGATGTTGCAGGCCAAGAAGCGGTGGATCTTATTCGTTTTGAACCAGATGAAGCTATTAACCGCATTGTGGCGAGCTGGCCGGGTAAATTTGATATCAGCCGTGCATTGGATCTCGGTTTCCGTGCCGATGGCTCATTTGGTGATGCGATCCGTTCGTTTATCACTCACCACGGCTCGTCTAAGTAG
- the gntU_2 gene encoding Gnt-I system — translation MSYIPVIGLAVAIFVLIFLVLRTRVHALLAMLIAAAIAGVSGGLTAAETVTVITKGFGSTLGSIGIVIGLGVMMGKGAGSFRCC, via the coding sequence ATGTCCTATATTCCTGTTATTGGCCTCGCAGTGGCCATATTTGTCCTGATCTTTTTAGTATTACGAACGCGTGTTCACGCGTTATTAGCCATGCTAATAGCTGCAGCAATCGCTGGTGTATCTGGTGGTTTGACCGCCGCAGAGACAGTGACAGTCATTACAAAAGGCTTTGGGTCAACACTCGGTAGCATCGGTATTGTTATCGGACTCGGGGTAATGATGGGGAAGGGTGCTGGAAGTTTCAGGTGCTGCTGA
- the idnT gene encoding 5-keto-D-gluconate transporter, producing the protein MLEVSGAAEQIAYSFIKWLGKKREEWALAITGYIVSIPIFVDSAFVILYPLAKALAKNGKRSILTLGVALAGGLVVTHHTVPPTPGPLGVAGIFGVDVGAMILAGMSLAIPCVIGIVFYAKWLGTKYPEFMPDETGSEDLKEVHARYMEEKANKPLPSLFLSLLPIITPILLIFINAINGLILKTESFQGMESNWYFQTFEFLGAPIIALSISVLISVYTLMPKATKEEVIDRMEEGLQAAGIILLVTGAGGALGAVLRDSGTGNILAEHVANLPITPVLIPFIIATLVRLIQGSGTVAMITAASISAPIISQIPDINLLVAAQAATMGSLFFGYFNDSLYWVVNRMMGIKDVKQQMIVWSIPTTIAWAIGLVGVLVLDVIL; encoded by the coding sequence GTGCTGGAAGTTTCAGGTGCTGCTGAACAAATCGCTTATAGCTTTATCAAATGGTTAGGTAAAAAGCGTGAAGAATGGGCGTTAGCGATTACGGGTTATATTGTTAGTATTCCTATCTTCGTTGACTCTGCTTTTGTGATTTTATACCCATTGGCAAAAGCATTAGCCAAAAATGGTAAACGTAGCATACTAACTTTAGGCGTTGCACTCGCTGGTGGGCTAGTGGTGACACACCACACCGTTCCACCAACACCAGGGCCTTTAGGCGTGGCAGGGATTTTTGGTGTCGATGTTGGCGCCATGATCCTAGCGGGTATGAGTCTGGCTATTCCTTGTGTTATCGGTATTGTGTTTTACGCAAAATGGTTAGGGACTAAGTACCCTGAATTTATGCCAGATGAAACGGGCAGCGAAGACCTGAAAGAAGTTCACGCTCGTTATATGGAAGAAAAAGCGAATAAGCCATTACCAAGCCTGTTCTTATCGCTTTTACCGATTATCACACCTATTTTGTTAATTTTTATCAATGCTATCAATGGATTAATTCTCAAAACAGAATCTTTCCAAGGTATGGAAAGTAATTGGTATTTCCAAACATTTGAATTCTTAGGCGCACCAATTATTGCATTATCAATTAGTGTGTTGATCTCTGTTTACACATTAATGCCAAAAGCAACAAAAGAAGAAGTCATCGACCGTATGGAAGAAGGCTTACAAGCAGCGGGTATTATCCTGCTAGTTACGGGAGCGGGTGGTGCATTAGGTGCGGTACTGCGTGATAGTGGCACAGGAAATATTCTTGCTGAACATGTTGCAAATCTGCCGATTACACCAGTATTGATTCCGTTTATCATCGCGACATTGGTTCGTTTGATTCAAGGTTCGGGTACGGTAGCAATGATTACCGCAGCATCTATTTCTGCGCCAATCATTAGCCAAATACCGGATATTAACTTATTGGTCGCGGCGCAAGCGGCAACCATGGGGTCTCTGTTCTTCGGTTACTTCAACGACAGCCTATATTGGGTGGTGAACAGAATGATGGGAATTAAGGATGTTAAACAACAAATGATTGTTTGGTCTATTCCGACCACCATTGCGTGGGCGATAGGTCTAGTTGGTGTCCTCGTTCTTGATGTAATTCTCTAA
- the udp gene encoding Uridine phosphorylase, which yields MSDVFHLGLKKSDLQGATVAIVPGDPNRVEKIARLMDNPVHLASLREYTSWRGELDGKAVIVCSTGIGGPSTSIAVEELAQLGIRTFLRIGTTGAIQEDINVGDVLVTTGAVRLDGASQHFAPLEYPAVADFDCTNALYAAAKDAGATVHVGVTASSDTFYPGQERYDTYTGRVMRHFRGSMKEWQDMGVMNYEMESATLLTMCSSSKGLRAGMVAGVIVNRTQQEIPNEALLKKTEGNVLSIVVEAARRLL from the coding sequence ATGTCTGACGTTTTCCACTTAGGTTTAAAGAAAAGTGACTTACAGGGTGCGACCGTAGCGATTGTTCCTGGGGATCCTAACCGTGTTGAAAAAATTGCACGTCTGATGGATAACCCTGTACACCTTGCGTCATTACGTGAATACACCTCTTGGCGTGGTGAGCTTGACGGAAAAGCTGTCATTGTTTGTTCAACCGGTATCGGTGGTCCATCAACGTCAATTGCAGTTGAAGAACTTGCACAGCTTGGTATCCGTACTTTCTTACGTATTGGTACAACAGGTGCAATCCAAGAAGATATCAATGTCGGTGATGTTCTGGTGACAACTGGGGCAGTGCGCCTAGACGGTGCTAGTCAACACTTCGCACCATTAGAATACCCAGCTGTTGCTGATTTTGACTGTACTAATGCGCTTTATGCTGCAGCGAAAGACGCAGGTGCGACCGTTCATGTTGGTGTTACTGCATCATCTGATACCTTCTACCCAGGTCAAGAGCGTTATGATACCTATACTGGCCGTGTGATGCGTCATTTCAGAGGTTCGATGAAAGAGTGGCAAGACATGGGCGTAATGAACTATGAAATGGAATCAGCCACATTGCTGACTATGTGTTCTAGTAGTAAAGGGTTACGTGCTGGTATGGTTGCGGGTGTTATCGTGAATCGTACCCAACAAGAAATTCCAAATGAAGCGTTACTGAAGAAAACGGAAGGTAACGTATTAAGTATTGTGGTTGAAGCTGCGCGCCGCTTACTGTAG
- a CDS encoding Protein tyrosine/serine phosphatase, giving the protein MSTTPYLHPSVLPLKGGINFRDLGGKKLANGGKIKPGVLFRSGALDRLTQEDEAVLRSQNLFQIIDYRDEAEILDKPDVIWQGAHYVHAPANPLAKEVTANLDKLTPEILEQFDPQAFMFRLYELLPLNNPAYHQLVNLLKQPEKGGIVQHCAVGKDRTGVGSALVLFALGADLDTVMEDYLLTNETLAPYRKHLLEEHAKTMDESIVKKFEYVYSVREDFLRTALNSIESLYGNVDQWLEKDFGLGRQQREVLQSQFLD; this is encoded by the coding sequence ATGTCAACAACACCTTATCTTCATCCTTCTGTTCTACCTTTGAAGGGCGGTATTAACTTCCGTGACCTCGGTGGTAAAAAACTTGCTAACGGTGGCAAAATTAAGCCCGGTGTCCTGTTTCGTTCCGGTGCGTTAGACCGATTAACACAGGAAGACGAAGCGGTTTTGCGTTCACAAAATCTTTTCCAAATCATTGACTATCGTGATGAAGCTGAAATCTTAGATAAGCCTGATGTCATTTGGCAAGGAGCGCATTATGTGCATGCGCCAGCAAATCCGTTAGCCAAAGAAGTCACCGCAAATTTAGATAAATTAACGCCAGAGATATTGGAACAATTTGATCCGCAAGCCTTTATGTTTCGTTTATATGAATTGTTACCACTGAACAACCCCGCTTATCATCAATTGGTCAATTTACTCAAACAACCAGAAAAAGGTGGCATAGTACAACACTGTGCTGTAGGAAAAGACCGTACGGGCGTCGGGTCCGCATTGGTGTTATTTGCTTTAGGTGCAGATTTAGACACCGTAATGGAAGATTACTTACTGACTAATGAAACACTTGCACCTTACCGCAAACACTTACTTGAAGAGCATGCAAAAACGATGGACGAAAGCATCGTGAAAAAATTTGAGTATGTCTATTCGGTACGTGAAGACTTCTTGAGAACAGCACTAAACAGTATTGAAAGCCTGTATGGCAATGTTGACCAATGGCTAGAAAAAGACTTTGGTTTAGGAAGGCAGCAACGAGAAGTACTGCAAAGCCAGTTTCTGGACTAA
- the yabI gene encoding Inner membrane protein yabI, giving the protein MTLNEIVTIVTDFTREHEVWALPIIFFLAFGESLAFLSLLLPATVILLALGALIGESNITFWPIWLAAALGAFFGDWLSYWFGYHYKENVRHMWPISRNPQMIDKGQRFFDRWGIWGIFFGRFFGPLRAIVPLVAGICAMPQRHFQLANIASAMIWAFGILAPGALGLKWFASWIG; this is encoded by the coding sequence GTGACACTCAATGAAATTGTCACCATAGTGACGGACTTTACACGCGAACATGAAGTATGGGCGCTTCCTATTATTTTCTTTCTGGCTTTTGGGGAATCTCTGGCATTTTTGTCGCTTCTGTTACCTGCAACGGTTATTTTACTCGCACTCGGTGCTTTGATTGGTGAAAGTAATATTACTTTCTGGCCAATATGGTTAGCAGCAGCACTCGGCGCTTTCTTTGGGGACTGGCTTTCTTATTGGTTTGGTTATCATTACAAAGAAAATGTACGCCATATGTGGCCGATTTCTCGTAACCCGCAAATGATTGATAAAGGGCAGCGTTTCTTTGACCGATGGGGTATTTGGGGCATTTTCTTTGGGCGCTTCTTCGGGCCTTTGCGAGCCATTGTTCCCTTGGTTGCAGGGATTTGCGCCATGCCACAACGGCATTTCCAACTCGCTAATATCGCTTCTGCGATGATTTGGGCATTTGGTATTCTAGCGCCTGGGGCATTAGGCTTGAAATGGTTTGCGAGCTGGATAGGCTAA
- the rmuC_1 gene encoding DNA recombination protein rmuC codes for MDTSLLYAVIGALSGVLVGGLATWFSIAQKITQKDQELQQLNRQLAASDEKNIHLAQWKEEYERLDQELRTQRDINREQEAELREVITRFEQNQLANEEKQRILQNSEQRLTAQFENLANRIFEQNERRASEQQQKSLLAMLSPFREQLEGFRQQVQQSFGEEAKERHTLAYEIRQLQQLNNQMTKEAVNLTRALKGDNKIQGNWGETILTRILEVSGLREGSEFETQVSINTSYNSRYQPDVIIHLPEGKDVVVDAKMSLVSYEHYFNSEDPHEQQQALKNHVASIRNHMRMLSRKDYHQLPGIRSLDYVLMFIPIEPAYLLALKEAPELLDEGIKQNIMLVCPSTLLVAVEND; via the coding sequence GTGGATACCTCTCTTTTATATGCTGTTATTGGTGCGTTGAGTGGCGTTTTAGTTGGTGGCTTGGCAACGTGGTTCTCTATTGCCCAAAAAATTACGCAAAAAGATCAGGAACTGCAACAACTCAACCGCCAACTTGCGGCAAGTGACGAAAAAAATATTCACCTTGCGCAATGGAAAGAAGAATACGAAAGGCTAGATCAAGAGCTGCGTACTCAAAGGGATATTAACCGAGAACAAGAAGCAGAGCTTCGCGAGGTAATCACTCGTTTTGAACAGAACCAGCTAGCCAACGAAGAAAAACAGCGTATTTTACAAAATAGTGAACAACGGCTGACAGCACAATTCGAAAACTTAGCTAACCGTATTTTTGAACAGAATGAGCGTCGTGCATCTGAGCAACAACAAAAAAGCCTATTGGCGATGTTGTCACCTTTTCGCGAGCAATTAGAAGGTTTTCGTCAGCAAGTTCAACAAAGTTTTGGTGAGGAAGCCAAAGAGCGCCACACTTTAGCCTATGAAATTCGGCAATTACAGCAGCTCAATAATCAAATGACCAAAGAGGCCGTTAACCTGACACGAGCGCTGAAAGGGGATAACAAAATTCAAGGGAACTGGGGGGAAACCATTCTTACTCGGATCCTCGAAGTCTCAGGTTTACGTGAGGGAAGTGAATTTGAAACCCAAGTTAGTATCAATACAAGTTATAATAGCCGTTATCAACCGGATGTGATTATTCACCTTCCAGAAGGGAAAGATGTGGTTGTTGATGCAAAAATGTCGCTGGTTTCCTATGAACATTACTTCAATAGCGAAGATCCACATGAACAGCAACAAGCGTTAAAAAATCATGTGGCATCTATCCGTAATCACATGCGTATGTTGAGTCGTAAAGATTACCACCAGTTACCGGGAATTCGTTCACTGGATTACGTTTTAATGTTTATCCCTATTGAACCTGCGTATTTACTGGCTTTGAAAGAAGCTCCCGAGTTACTTGATGAAGGAATTAAACAGAATATTATGTTAGTTTGTCCTTCAACATTGCTAGTCGCAGTGGAGAACGATTAA
- the rmuC_2 gene encoding DNA recombination protein rmuC: MYDKLRLFVDDMQVLGTSLDKANNTYLSAMKRLAQGRGNLISQAESFKELGVEIKQPIQPQLVEQSDTPNCAES, encoded by the coding sequence ATGTATGACAAGCTGCGTTTGTTTGTAGATGATATGCAGGTTTTAGGCACCAGTCTTGATAAAGCAAATAATACTTACCTATCGGCAATGAAGCGTCTTGCTCAAGGGCGTGGAAATTTAATTAGCCAGGCGGAAAGTTTTAAAGAGCTAGGGGTCGAAATAAAGCAACCTATCCAGCCTCAATTGGTTGAGCAGTCTGATACGCCTAATTGTGCGGAATCTTAG
- the ubiE gene encoding Ubiquinone/menaquinone biosynthesis methyltransferase ubiE: MTEPTKETIDFGFRTVGKEDKAGLVANVFHSVASKYDLMNDLMSFGIHRIWKRFTIEASGVRRNQRVLDLAGGTGDLTAKFSRLVGEKGEVILADINDSMLKMGREKLRDLGIVGNVNYVQANAEELPFPDNYFDCITISFGLRNVTDKDKALRSMFRVLKPGGRLLVLEFSKPVIEPLNKAYDAYSFHILPRIGQAIVNDPDSYRYLAESIRMHPNQETLKAMMENAGFEQVSYTNMTGGIVALHKGFKF; this comes from the coding sequence ATGACTGAACCAACTAAAGAAACCATTGATTTCGGTTTCCGTACTGTCGGCAAAGAAGATAAAGCTGGCCTAGTAGCGAATGTTTTTCACTCAGTAGCATCAAAATATGACTTAATGAATGATTTGATGTCGTTTGGTATTCATCGTATTTGGAAGCGTTTTACCATTGAGGCGAGCGGAGTACGTCGTAATCAGCGAGTACTTGACCTTGCGGGTGGAACGGGTGACTTAACCGCTAAATTTTCACGTTTAGTGGGCGAAAAAGGCGAAGTCATACTCGCAGACATTAATGATTCAATGCTAAAAATGGGGCGTGAGAAATTACGTGATCTTGGTATTGTCGGTAATGTTAATTACGTGCAAGCCAATGCGGAAGAGCTGCCATTCCCTGATAACTATTTTGACTGCATTACTATCTCTTTTGGTCTGCGTAATGTCACCGATAAAGACAAAGCGCTACGCTCTATGTTCCGAGTGTTGAAGCCAGGTGGGCGTTTATTGGTATTAGAGTTCTCAAAACCAGTTATTGAGCCACTGAATAAAGCTTATGATGCCTATTCATTCCATATACTCCCTCGTATTGGTCAAGCGATCGTTAATGATCCCGATAGCTATCGCTATTTAGCTGAATCAATCCGCATGCATCCAAACCAAGAAACACTAAAAGCTATGATGGAAAATGCAGGGTTTGAACAGGTTTCCTACACCAATATGACAGGTGGAATTGTCGCATTGCATAAAGGGTTTAAATTCTAA
- the ubiB gene encoding Aminoglycoside acetyltransferase regulator produces MTPGEIKRLYFIIRVFLSYGLDELIPKIKLTLPLRIGRLGFFWIRNKHKDKALGERLRLALQELGPVWIKFGQMLSTRRDLFPPAIADQLSLLQDKVASFDGKLARSYIEESLEGPLEQWFDDFDEQALASASIAQVHTATLKENGKDVVIKVIRPDILPIIKADIKLMYRIANWVPLLPDGRRLRPKEVVREYEKTLIDELNLLRESANAIQLRRNFENSAMLYVPEVYPDYCRENVMVMERIYGIPVSDIAALKAQGTNMKLLAERGVKVFFTQVFRDSFFHADMHPGNIFVSYDHPEDPQYIGIDCGIVGSLNKEDKRYLAENFIAFFNRDYRKVAELHVDSGWVPSDTNVEDFEFAIRTVCEPIFEKPLAEISFGQVLLNLFNTARRFNMEVQPQLVLLQKTLLYVEGLGRQLYPQLDLWKTAKPFLEDWVHSQVGIPAITQALKEKAPYWAEKMPEIPDLIYGALRQHKYLQSNIDQLTQQLKSQRNKQRKSQYLLGIGATFILCGSMFLISNLTPFGIVFMVAGALSWLFGWCKTGGN; encoded by the coding sequence ATGACACCCGGTGAAATAAAACGACTTTACTTCATTATTCGGGTTTTTCTCTCTTACGGATTAGATGAGTTAATCCCCAAAATTAAACTAACGTTACCATTAAGAATTGGTCGCTTAGGTTTCTTTTGGATCAGAAATAAGCATAAAGACAAAGCATTGGGTGAAAGGCTTCGTCTCGCTCTACAAGAACTCGGGCCGGTTTGGATCAAATTTGGTCAAATGTTATCGACTCGTCGAGATCTTTTCCCACCCGCAATCGCAGATCAACTTTCGCTATTGCAAGACAAAGTGGCGAGTTTTGATGGCAAACTGGCACGAAGCTATATTGAAGAATCCCTCGAAGGCCCTTTAGAACAATGGTTTGATGATTTTGATGAACAAGCTTTAGCTTCTGCATCTATTGCTCAGGTTCATACCGCAACGTTAAAAGAAAATGGCAAAGATGTTGTCATCAAAGTTATTCGCCCTGATATTCTGCCAATTATTAAAGCTGACATTAAATTAATGTACCGCATTGCCAATTGGGTTCCGTTGTTGCCAGATGGGCGGCGGTTAAGACCAAAAGAAGTCGTGCGTGAATACGAAAAAACGTTGATTGATGAGCTTAATTTGCTCCGTGAATCAGCAAATGCCATTCAGCTTCGTCGTAATTTTGAAAACAGCGCCATGCTGTATGTGCCAGAGGTCTATCCAGATTATTGTCGTGAAAATGTGATGGTCATGGAGCGTATCTACGGGATCCCAGTTTCTGATATTGCTGCGCTTAAAGCGCAAGGAACCAATATGAAACTGCTGGCAGAGCGTGGTGTTAAAGTCTTCTTTACACAAGTTTTTCGCGACAGTTTTTTCCATGCAGATATGCATCCAGGAAATATCTTTGTTAGCTACGATCATCCAGAAGATCCTCAATACATAGGGATAGACTGTGGAATAGTCGGTTCATTGAACAAAGAAGACAAACGTTATTTGGCAGAAAACTTTATTGCGTTTTTTAATCGTGATTACCGCAAAGTAGCAGAACTACACGTTGACTCAGGCTGGGTTCCTTCAGACACGAATGTGGAAGACTTTGAGTTTGCTATCCGTACGGTATGTGAACCTATTTTTGAAAAACCATTGGCTGAAATTTCATTTGGGCAAGTGTTATTGAATTTATTTAATACAGCACGTCGTTTCAACATGGAAGTTCAGCCACAGTTGGTATTATTACAAAAAACATTATTGTATGTTGAAGGGTTAGGTCGGCAGCTTTACCCGCAGCTTGATCTCTGGAAAACAGCAAAACCATTCCTTGAGGATTGGGTTCATAGCCAAGTAGGGATACCTGCAATTACTCAAGCATTAAAAGAAAAGGCACCGTATTGGGCAGAAAAAATGCCTGAAATTCCTGATTTAATTTATGGTGCATTACGGCAACATAAGTACTTACAATCAAACATAGACCAACTAACGCAACAACTGAAAAGTCAGCGTAATAAACAACGTAAATCTCAGTACCTTTTAGGTATAGGTGCCACATTTATTCTTTGTGGGAGTATGTTCCTTATTTCGAATCTCACCCCGTTTGGTATTGTGTTTATGGTGGCAGGAGCACTGTCTTGGTTGTTTGGTTGGTGTAAAACAGGCGGAAATTAA
- a CDS encoding twin arginine-targeting protein translocase, TatA/E family produces the protein MESTIAMAAFGSPWQLIIIALLIILIFGTKKIAFFRLGFGGVTQRL, from the coding sequence ATGGAATCAACTATTGCAATGGCTGCTTTCGGTAGTCCTTGGCAACTCATTATCATTGCTTTGCTTATTATTTTAATTTTCGGCACCAAAAAAATTGCGTTCTTTAGGCTCGGATTTGGGGGAGTCACTCAAAGGCTTTAA
- the tatA gene encoding Sec-independent protein translocase protein TatA: MGESLKGFKKAMNDDEKAKAEQEKQDADFAPKNITEQQAAEKKESPVESKNKEQG; this comes from the coding sequence TTGGGGGAGTCACTCAAAGGCTTTAAAAAAGCAATGAATGATGACGAAAAAGCAAAAGCAGAACAAGAAAAGCAAGATGCTGACTTCGCACCTAAAAATATTACTGAACAACAGGCTGCTGAAAAGAAAGAAAGCCCAGTTGAGAGCAAAAACAAAGAGCAGGGTTAA
- the tatB gene encoding Sec-independent protein translocase protein TatB codes for MFDIGFSELLLVAVIGLVVLGPERLPVAVRTVAGWIRAMRSMAANVQNELSQELKLQELQETLKKVEEKANLEALSPELKQSMEELRTAAQSLKSDYQATTNDIETELNKAKEITDSYDSAVKEAKDNTQQPEESDPNPEHAAKMAAVVEEEQKPEGSAAVKTVESLDANVKNSNQTESEK; via the coding sequence GTGTTTGACATAGGTTTTAGTGAACTGTTGCTTGTTGCAGTTATTGGTCTCGTTGTATTAGGCCCTGAGCGGTTACCAGTGGCAGTGAGAACTGTCGCTGGGTGGATCCGTGCGATGCGCTCTATGGCTGCAAATGTACAAAACGAGTTATCGCAAGAATTAAAGCTGCAAGAGCTACAAGAAACGCTGAAAAAGGTGGAAGAAAAAGCTAATTTAGAAGCGCTTTCTCCGGAACTTAAGCAGTCTATGGAAGAACTGCGTACAGCGGCACAATCGCTTAAAAGCGATTACCAAGCGACAACTAATGATATTGAAACAGAGTTAAACAAAGCAAAAGAGATCACTGACAGTTACGATAGTGCTGTAAAGGAAGCGAAAGATAATACTCAGCAACCTGAAGAGTCTGATCCAAACCCTGAACATGCAGCTAAAATGGCGGCAGTTGTTGAGGAGGAGCAGAAACCGGAAGGTTCAGCCGCTGTGAAAACAGTAGAATCACTCGATGCTAATGTAAAAAACTCTAATCAAACTGAAAGTGAAAAATAA
- the tatC gene encoding Sec-independent protein translocase protein TatC: MAVNDTQPLISHLIELRKRLLNCLITVLIVFAALAYFSNDIYRLVAAPLIDKLPVGSQMSATDVASTFFTPIKLTMMVSVFVSIPVILYQIWAFIAPALYKHERKLMLPLLVSSSFLFYLGMAFAYFVVFPLAFGFFVKTTPDSVNFIPDISKYLSFVMTLFMAFGAAFEVPIAIILLCWTGVTTPEALKRKRPYILVGAFIVGMFLTPPDVLSQTLLAVPMYLLFELGVLLSNFYVGKGRNRQEGAEEEEKEES, translated from the coding sequence ATGGCTGTAAATGATACACAACCACTTATTAGCCACCTCATTGAACTTCGTAAACGGCTACTCAACTGTTTAATTACAGTTTTAATTGTTTTTGCTGCGCTTGCTTATTTTTCAAATGATATCTATCGGCTGGTTGCAGCTCCTTTGATTGATAAGCTGCCAGTAGGTTCGCAAATGAGTGCGACGGATGTGGCGTCTACATTCTTTACCCCAATTAAATTGACAATGATGGTTTCGGTTTTTGTATCGATCCCAGTTATTCTCTATCAAATATGGGCTTTCATTGCACCTGCCTTATACAAGCATGAACGTAAACTCATGTTGCCTTTGCTTGTTTCAAGTAGTTTCTTGTTTTATTTGGGAATGGCATTTGCCTACTTCGTTGTTTTTCCGCTCGCATTTGGTTTCTTTGTTAAAACAACCCCAGATAGCGTTAACTTTATCCCAGATATCAGTAAATACCTTAGTTTCGTCATGACATTATTCATGGCTTTTGGTGCTGCATTTGAAGTCCCTATTGCAATTATTTTACTGTGTTGGACAGGCGTCACTACACCTGAGGCCCTAAAACGTAAACGTCCTTATATTTTAGTCGGGGCATTTATCGTTGGGATGTTTTTAACGCCGCCTGATGTTCTCTCTCAAACTTTACTTGCTGTTCCTATGTATTTGCTCTTTGAGCTCGGTGTTTTACTATCCAATTTCTATGTTGGCAAAGGTAGAAATCGACAAGAAGGCGCAGAGGAAGAAGAAAAAGAAGAGTCCTAA